In Methylobacterium aquaticum, the following are encoded in one genomic region:
- a CDS encoding MFS transporter, protein MAGPVHGPQGSKVATVLRVTSGNFLEMFDFFLFGIYASHISKAFFPAENEFASLMFTFMAFGAGFLMRPLGAIFLGAYVDRIGRRQGLIVTLGIMAAGTVLIAFVPSYQTIGLAAPFLVLIGRLLQGFSAGVELGGVSVYLAEMATPGRKGFYVSWQSGSQQVAVMVAALIGFGLSRALMPAQMSEWGWRIPFFIGCLIVPFLFYIRRSLEETQEFLHRKERPSLSEVFASLGQNWKIVLLGMLLVVMTTVSFYTITVYTPTFGKTVLKLSETDSLIVTFLTALSNLFWLPVMGALSDKIGRKPILLAFSALTLLTAYPALAWLTSNISFTNMLITLLWLSFLYGSYNGAMVVALTEIVPAKVRTTGFSLAYSLATALFGGFTPVVSTWLIEALGNKAAPGLWMAFAGACGLVATLLIYRRGAPAAEVPGSVRPVAGE, encoded by the coding sequence ATGGCAGGTCCGGTCCACGGTCCGCAGGGGTCGAAGGTCGCCACGGTGCTGCGCGTCACGAGCGGCAACTTCCTGGAAATGTTCGACTTCTTCCTGTTCGGCATCTACGCGAGCCACATCTCGAAGGCCTTCTTCCCGGCCGAGAACGAGTTCGCCTCGCTGATGTTCACCTTCATGGCCTTCGGCGCCGGCTTCCTGATGCGGCCGCTCGGGGCGATCTTCCTCGGCGCCTATGTCGACCGGATCGGCCGGCGCCAGGGCCTCATCGTGACGCTCGGCATCATGGCGGCGGGCACGGTGCTGATCGCCTTCGTTCCGTCCTACCAGACCATCGGCCTCGCGGCGCCGTTCCTGGTGCTGATCGGCCGCCTGCTCCAGGGCTTCTCGGCCGGCGTCGAGCTCGGCGGCGTGTCGGTCTACCTCGCCGAGATGGCGACGCCCGGCCGCAAGGGCTTCTACGTCTCCTGGCAATCCGGCAGCCAGCAGGTCGCCGTGATGGTGGCGGCGCTGATCGGCTTCGGCTTGAGCCGCGCCCTGATGCCGGCCCAGATGTCCGAGTGGGGCTGGCGCATCCCGTTCTTCATCGGCTGCCTGATCGTGCCGTTCCTGTTCTACATCCGGCGCTCGCTGGAGGAGACCCAGGAATTCCTGCACCGCAAGGAGCGCCCGTCGCTGAGCGAGGTCTTCGCGTCGCTCGGCCAGAACTGGAAGATCGTGCTGCTCGGCATGTTGCTGGTGGTGATGACCACGGTGTCGTTCTACACCATCACGGTCTACACCCCGACCTTCGGCAAGACCGTGCTCAAGCTGTCCGAGACCGACAGCCTGATCGTCACCTTCCTCACCGCCCTGTCGAACCTGTTCTGGCTGCCGGTGATGGGCGCGCTCTCCGACAAGATCGGCCGCAAGCCGATCCTGCTGGCCTTCTCGGCGCTGACCCTGCTCACCGCCTACCCGGCCCTGGCCTGGCTGACCTCCAACATCTCGTTCACCAACATGCTGATCACGCTGCTGTGGCTGTCCTTCCTGTATGGCAGCTACAACGGCGCGATGGTGGTGGCGCTGACCGAGATCGTCCCGGCCAAGGTCCGCACCACCGGCTTCTCGCTCGCCTACTCGCTCGCCACCGCGCTCTTCGGCGGCTTCACCCCAGTCGTCTCGACCTGGCTGATCGAGGCGCTCGGCAACAAGGCGGCGCCGGGCCTGTGGATGGCCTTCGCGGGGGCCTGCGGCCTCGTCGCGACCCTGCTGATCTACCGCCGCGGGGCGCCCGCCGCCGAGGTCCCGGGCAGCGTCCGCCCGGTGGCCGGCGAGTAG
- a CDS encoding haloacid dehalogenase type II — MPLPAPLDRTEAVVFDAYGTLLDVHSAVQRHAAAIGPEAQRLSETWRQKQLEYSWVLSLCGRYEPFWTLTERALDHALARHPGVDRALRAGLLDAYRALDAYPEVPGTLETLRREGLKTAILSNGDPAMLDAAVRAAGLEGHLDAVLSVDPAGLFKTSPRAYALAPERLGVARERTVFVSSNRWDIAGAAAYGFAPVWVNRTDLPDEYPDLAPVRVIRALDGLLA; from the coding sequence ATGCCCCTCCCCGCCCCGCTCGACCGAACCGAGGCCGTCGTCTTCGACGCCTACGGCACCCTGCTCGACGTCCATTCCGCCGTGCAGCGCCACGCCGCCGCGATCGGGCCGGAGGCGCAGAGGCTGTCCGAGACCTGGCGTCAGAAGCAGCTCGAATATTCCTGGGTCCTGTCGCTGTGCGGGCGCTACGAGCCGTTCTGGACGCTGACCGAGCGGGCCCTCGATCATGCGCTCGCCCGGCATCCGGGGGTCGATCGGGCGTTGCGGGCGGGCCTGCTCGATGCCTATCGCGCGCTCGACGCCTATCCGGAGGTGCCCGGCACGCTGGAGACCCTGCGCCGGGAGGGCCTGAAGACCGCGATCCTGTCGAACGGCGATCCCGCCATGCTCGACGCGGCGGTACGGGCGGCGGGGCTCGAAGGCCACCTCGATGCGGTGCTGTCGGTCGATCCGGCCGGCCTCTTCAAGACCTCGCCCCGCGCCTACGCCCTGGCGCCGGAGCGCCTCGGGGTCGCGCGGGAGCGGACCGTGTTCGTGTCCTCGAACCGCTGGGACATCGCCGGGGCGGCGGCCTACGGCTTCGCCCCGGTCTGGGTCAATCGGACCGATCTGCCCGACGAATACCCGGACCTCGCGCCGGTCCGGGTGATCCGTGCCCTCGACGGGCTCCTGGCCTGA
- a CDS encoding DUF3616 domain-containing protein, with product MLALCLAAQGARAEVKTGPVLMHWGPCEASGAVPYPAGSFGDRFLVVDDEDNTLRLYKADESGPPLALKGGDLDAALATGGREEPAKADLESLAWLGNDLVLMGSHARDKNGRTREASRQMLALSVGGDAKAPQVKAPEVTPKGKAFTGLAKAIADLDPRLSERIAVDLAEKASLSPKRRGLAIEGLSPMPDGRGLFVGLRNPLNADNDALVVPFENAAEALASGAAPKLAKPIALDLKGRGIRDIAYVPGIKAYFLIAGGSGSGGEAADLYRWSGTAGEAPTRVAGVAEALAALPDFQPEGLIVSADGKTVQVISDDGDVCPARKPQGFRSVVLDLE from the coding sequence GTGCTCGCCCTCTGCCTCGCGGCGCAAGGCGCGCGGGCCGAGGTGAAGACCGGGCCGGTGCTGATGCATTGGGGGCCATGCGAGGCCTCCGGCGCCGTCCCCTATCCGGCCGGCAGCTTCGGCGACCGCTTCCTGGTCGTCGACGACGAGGACAACACCCTGCGCCTCTACAAGGCCGACGAATCCGGCCCACCGCTCGCCCTGAAGGGCGGCGACCTCGACGCCGCGCTCGCGACCGGCGGCCGGGAGGAGCCCGCCAAGGCCGATCTCGAATCCCTCGCCTGGCTCGGCAACGACCTGGTTCTGATGGGCTCCCACGCCCGGGACAAGAACGGCCGCACCCGCGAGGCCTCGCGCCAGATGCTCGCCCTGTCGGTGGGCGGCGATGCCAAGGCGCCCCAAGTCAAGGCGCCGGAAGTGACGCCGAAGGGCAAGGCGTTCACCGGCCTCGCCAAGGCGATCGCCGACCTCGACCCGCGCCTGTCGGAGCGCATCGCCGTCGATCTCGCCGAGAAGGCGAGCCTGAGCCCGAAGCGGCGCGGCCTCGCCATCGAGGGCCTGAGCCCAATGCCCGATGGGCGCGGCCTGTTCGTCGGCCTGCGCAACCCGCTCAACGCCGACAACGACGCCCTGGTGGTGCCGTTCGAGAACGCCGCCGAGGCGCTGGCGAGCGGGGCCGCGCCGAAGCTGGCCAAGCCCATCGCCCTCGACCTCAAGGGCCGGGGCATCCGCGACATCGCCTACGTGCCGGGGATCAAGGCCTATTTCCTGATCGCCGGCGGCTCCGGCAGCGGCGGCGAGGCCGCCGATCTCTACCGCTGGTCTGGCACGGCCGGCGAGGCACCGACCCGGGTCGCCGGGGTGGCCGAGGCGCTGGCGGCGCTCCCCGATTTCCAGCCCGAAGGGCTGATCGTCTCCGCTGACGGCAAGACGGTGCAGGTGATCAGCGACGATGGCGATGTCTGCCCGGCGCGCAAGCCGCAAGGGTTCCGGAGCGTGGTGCTGGACCTCGAGTGA
- the lpdA gene encoding dihydrolipoyl dehydrogenase, which produces MGEITTKLLVLGGGPGGYVAAIRAGQHGIDTVLVEENRLGGTCLNVGCIPSKAMIHAAEAYHAAVLQSADASPFGLSAGAPSLDFARTVAWKDGIVGRLNTGVASLLKRGGVKILRGRGTMVDGKTCVVETDTGPERVRAEHVVLSTGSVPAALPHLPFGGRVISSTEALSLPGVPATMAVVGAGYIGLELGTAFAKLGAKVTVVEMAARILPAYDAELTRPVARRLSALGIEVLLGARATGLSGDALAVEVGGESRRIPAEVILVAVGRKARTHDLGLERLDLDMSGPFIRIDERCATSMRNVWAVGDVTGEPMLAHRAMAQGEMVADLVAGRRRAFHKVGIPAVCFTDPEVVSAGLSPDEARAAGHEIRTGLFPFAANGRAMTLGAEDGFVRVTARADNHLILGIQAVGAGVSELAAGFGLALEMGARLEDIAGTIHAHPTLGEAFHEANLRALGEALHI; this is translated from the coding sequence GTGGGCGAGATCACCACCAAGCTCCTGGTGCTCGGCGGCGGCCCGGGCGGCTACGTCGCGGCGATCCGCGCCGGCCAGCACGGCATCGACACCGTGCTGGTCGAGGAGAACCGGTTGGGCGGCACCTGCCTCAACGTCGGGTGCATCCCCTCGAAGGCGATGATCCACGCGGCGGAGGCCTATCACGCGGCCGTGCTGCAATCCGCGGACGCCTCGCCCTTCGGCCTCTCGGCCGGTGCCCCGAGCCTCGACTTTGCCCGGACGGTCGCCTGGAAGGACGGTATCGTCGGCCGGCTCAATACCGGCGTGGCGTCCCTGCTCAAGCGCGGCGGGGTCAAGATCCTGCGCGGGCGCGGGACCATGGTCGACGGCAAGACCTGTGTCGTCGAGACCGATACCGGCCCCGAGCGGGTGCGCGCCGAGCACGTGGTGCTCAGCACCGGCTCGGTCCCGGCGGCGCTCCCCCACCTGCCCTTCGGCGGGCGGGTGATCTCCTCGACCGAGGCCCTGTCGCTGCCCGGCGTTCCGGCCACGATGGCGGTGGTGGGGGCGGGCTATATCGGCCTCGAACTCGGCACCGCCTTCGCCAAGCTCGGCGCCAAGGTCACGGTGGTCGAGATGGCCGCGCGGATCCTGCCGGCCTACGATGCCGAGCTGACCCGGCCGGTGGCGCGGCGCCTTTCGGCGCTCGGGATCGAGGTGCTGCTCGGCGCCAGGGCGACCGGGCTCTCGGGCGACGCGCTCGCCGTCGAGGTCGGCGGCGAATCCCGACGGATTCCCGCCGAGGTGATTCTCGTGGCGGTCGGCCGCAAGGCCCGCACGCACGATCTCGGGTTGGAGCGGCTCGACCTCGACATGAGCGGGCCGTTCATCCGCATCGACGAGCGCTGCGCCACCTCGATGCGCAACGTCTGGGCGGTCGGCGACGTCACCGGCGAGCCGATGCTGGCCCACCGCGCCATGGCGCAGGGCGAGATGGTGGCCGACCTCGTGGCGGGCCGCCGCCGCGCCTTCCACAAGGTGGGGATCCCCGCCGTCTGCTTCACCGACCCGGAGGTGGTCTCGGCCGGCCTCTCGCCGGACGAGGCCCGCGCGGCCGGCCACGAGATCCGCACCGGCCTGTTTCCCTTCGCCGCCAACGGCCGCGCCATGACGCTCGGGGCCGAGGACGGCTTCGTGCGGGTGACGGCGCGGGCCGACAACCACCTCATCCTCGGCATTCAGGCGGTCGGCGCGGGAGTCTCGGAACTGGCGGCGGGGTTCGGCCTGGCACTTGAGATGGGCGCCCGGCTGGAGGACATCGCCGGCACGATCCACGCCCACCCGACCCTCGGCGAGGCCTTCCACGAGGCGAATCTCCGGGCGCTCGGCGAGGCCCTGCACATCTGA
- a CDS encoding dihydrolipoamide acetyltransferase family protein → MGFRIVKLPDIGEGVAEAEVSAWHVKVGDVVREDQPLADVMTDKATVEIPSPVSGTVAALGAEAGQMLAVGAELVRLEVEGGEAAPDAGIAVAPEVAKAQDAASGKPAAALVPAADGLEPAQPAPPPAAAPKPAQPTKPAEPTKSAEPPKPVPAKPASPAPRPAAAAPSSGPPRPPGEKPVASPAVRRRALEAGLDLRQVRGSGPAGRIGHDDLDAFLNAPPEDAAPAPAGRVARTAVEAIKVIGLRRRIAQRMADAKRRVAHFSYVEEVDVTAVEELRAALNQRHGASRPKLTLIPFLVQALVRALPDFPQMNAHYDDEAEVIHRHAGIHVGIATQTPSGLMVPVLRHAETRDVWNSAAEVRRLAEAARNGLAARDELSGSTITITSLGALGGIVTTPVINRPEVAIIGVNKQVMRPVWRDGAFVPRLTMNLSASFDHRVVDGYDAALFVQALKGLLETPATLFMEA, encoded by the coding sequence ATGGGCTTTCGCATCGTCAAGCTCCCGGATATCGGCGAGGGCGTGGCCGAGGCCGAGGTCTCGGCCTGGCACGTCAAGGTCGGCGACGTGGTCCGCGAGGACCAGCCGCTCGCCGACGTGATGACCGACAAGGCCACTGTCGAGATCCCCTCGCCGGTGAGCGGCACGGTCGCGGCGCTCGGCGCGGAGGCCGGCCAGATGCTGGCGGTCGGCGCCGAATTGGTGCGCCTGGAGGTCGAGGGCGGCGAGGCCGCTCCCGATGCCGGGATCGCGGTGGCACCCGAGGTGGCCAAGGCGCAGGACGCGGCCTCCGGCAAGCCCGCCGCCGCCCTGGTGCCGGCCGCGGACGGCCTGGAGCCGGCGCAGCCCGCCCCTCCCCCCGCAGCGGCACCCAAGCCCGCCCAGCCAACAAAGCCCGCCGAGCCGACAAAATCCGCAGAGCCACCGAAGCCAGTTCCAGCAAAACCCGCTTCCCCTGCCCCGCGCCCCGCGGCGGCAGCGCCCTCCTCCGGCCCGCCGCGCCCTCCCGGCGAGAAGCCGGTCGCGTCGCCGGCCGTGCGCCGGCGGGCGCTGGAGGCCGGCCTCGACCTGCGCCAGGTCCGCGGCTCCGGTCCGGCCGGCCGGATCGGCCATGACGACCTCGACGCCTTCCTGAACGCCCCGCCCGAGGACGCGGCCCCCGCTCCGGCCGGCCGCGTCGCCCGGACGGCGGTGGAGGCGATCAAGGTCATCGGCTTGCGCCGGCGCATCGCCCAGCGGATGGCCGATGCCAAGCGCCGCGTCGCCCACTTCTCCTATGTCGAGGAGGTGGACGTGACGGCGGTCGAGGAGCTGCGCGCCGCCCTCAACCAGCGCCACGGCGCGAGCCGGCCGAAGCTGACCCTAATCCCGTTCCTGGTCCAGGCCCTGGTGCGCGCCCTGCCGGACTTCCCGCAGATGAACGCGCATTACGACGACGAGGCGGAGGTGATCCACCGCCATGCCGGTATCCATGTCGGCATCGCCACCCAGACACCGTCGGGCCTGATGGTGCCGGTGCTTCGCCACGCCGAGACCCGCGACGTGTGGAACTCGGCGGCCGAGGTCCGCCGCCTGGCGGAGGCCGCCCGCAACGGGCTGGCCGCCCGCGACGAGCTCTCGGGCTCGACCATCACCATCACGTCGCTGGGCGCGCTCGGCGGCATCGTGACGACGCCGGTGATCAACCGGCCGGAAGTCGCGATCATCGGCGTCAACAAGCAGGTGATGCGGCCGGTCTGGCGCGATGGCGCCTTCGTGCCGCGCCTGACGATGAACCTCTCGGCATCCTTCGACCACCGGGTGGTCGACGGCTACGACGCCGCCCTGTTCGTGCAGGCGCTCAAAGGCCTGCTCGAGACGCCCGCGACCCTGTTCATGGAGGCCTGA
- a CDS encoding alpha-ketoacid dehydrogenase subunit beta: MPRRTMIEAIRDAMAVSMERDDDVVVFGEDVGYFGGVFRCTQGLQARFGKSRCFDAPISELGIVGAAVGMAAYGLKPCIEIQFADYMYPAYDQIVSEAARLRYRSGGQFTAPMVVRMPTGGGIFGGQTHSQSPEALFTHVAGLKTVVPSNPYDAKGLLIAAIEDPDPVIFLEPKRLYNGPFDGHHDRPVTPWARHDLGEVPDGHYTVPLGKAAIRREGSAVTVLAYGTIVHVAEAAAAETGIDAEIIDLRTLLPLDMETIEASVRKTGRCVIAHEATLTSGFGAELAALVQESCFYHLEAPIVRVAGWDTPYPHAQEWAYFPGPERVGRALRAAMEG, translated from the coding sequence ATGCCGCGCCGCACGATGATCGAGGCCATCCGCGACGCGATGGCCGTTTCGATGGAACGCGACGACGACGTGGTCGTGTTCGGGGAGGATGTCGGCTATTTCGGCGGCGTCTTCCGCTGTACCCAGGGGCTCCAGGCCCGCTTCGGCAAGAGCCGCTGCTTCGATGCGCCGATCAGCGAACTCGGCATCGTCGGCGCCGCCGTCGGCATGGCGGCCTACGGCCTGAAGCCCTGCATCGAGATCCAGTTCGCCGACTACATGTACCCGGCCTACGACCAGATCGTGTCCGAGGCCGCGCGCCTGCGCTACCGCTCGGGCGGCCAGTTCACCGCCCCGATGGTGGTGCGGATGCCCACCGGCGGCGGCATCTTCGGCGGCCAGACCCACAGCCAGAGCCCCGAGGCCCTGTTCACGCACGTGGCGGGCTTGAAGACCGTGGTGCCGTCGAACCCCTACGACGCCAAGGGCCTGCTGATCGCCGCGATCGAGGACCCCGACCCGGTGATTTTTTTGGAGCCCAAGCGCCTCTATAACGGCCCGTTCGACGGCCACCACGACCGGCCGGTGACGCCCTGGGCCCGCCACGACCTCGGCGAGGTGCCGGACGGGCACTACACCGTGCCCCTCGGCAAGGCGGCGATCCGGCGCGAGGGATCCGCCGTGACGGTGCTGGCCTACGGCACCATCGTGCACGTGGCGGAAGCCGCCGCCGCCGAGACGGGAATCGACGCGGAAATCATCGACCTGCGCACGCTGCTCCCCCTCGACATGGAGACGATCGAGGCCTCGGTGCGCAAGACCGGGCGCTGCGTCATCGCCCACGAGGCGACGCTGACCTCGGGCTTCGGCGCCGAACTCGCGGCTTTGGTGCAGGAATCCTGCTTCTACCATCTGGAGGCGCCGATCGTCCGGGTCGCCGGCTGGGACACGCCCTACCCGCACGCCCAGGAATGGGCCTATTTCCCGGGCCCGGAGCGCGTCGGCCGGGCCCTTCGCGCCGCGATGGAGGGCTGA
- a CDS encoding 3-methyl-2-oxobutanoate dehydrogenase (2-methylpropanoyl-transferring) subunit alpha: protein MPPDAPSPHAPLSLHVPEPAVRPGGNPSFSDLDIPEAGAVRRPEVDVSAADIRDLAYTLIRVLDSDGRAVGPWAGSLTDDELLAGLRDMMKLRAFDARMLMAQRQGKTSFYMQHLGEEAVSTAFRRALEPGDMNFPTYRQAGLLIAGGYPLVDMMCQIYSNENDPLHGRQLPVMYSSKDHGFFSISGNLATQYVQAVGWAMASAIKNDTRIAAAWIGDGSTAESDFHAALVFASTYRAPVVLNVVNNQWAISTFQGFARGGSSTFAARGHGFGIPALRVDGNDYLAVHAVAKWATERARRNLGPTIVEYVTYRAGAHSTSDDPSAYRPKTEFDAWPLGDPVRRLKDHLIARGAWSEERHRQGEAEILDEVVAAQREAETHGTLHAGGKPSPRDMFEGVFSEMPPHLRRQRQQAGY, encoded by the coding sequence ATGCCGCCAGACGCCCCGAGCCCCCACGCTCCCTTGAGCCTGCACGTCCCCGAGCCCGCCGTCCGCCCCGGCGGCAACCCGAGCTTTTCCGATCTCGACATTCCGGAGGCCGGCGCCGTCCGCCGGCCGGAGGTCGACGTGTCGGCCGCGGACATCCGCGACTTGGCCTACACGCTGATCCGGGTGCTCGATTCGGACGGGCGTGCGGTCGGTCCCTGGGCCGGCTCGCTCACCGACGACGAGTTGCTCGCCGGCCTTCGCGACATGATGAAGCTGCGCGCCTTCGATGCCCGCATGCTGATGGCCCAGCGCCAGGGCAAGACCTCGTTCTACATGCAGCATCTCGGCGAGGAGGCGGTGAGCACCGCCTTCCGCCGGGCGCTCGAACCCGGCGACATGAACTTCCCGACCTACCGCCAGGCGGGCCTGCTGATCGCCGGCGGCTATCCGCTGGTCGACATGATGTGCCAGATCTACTCGAACGAGAACGATCCGCTGCACGGCCGGCAGCTGCCGGTGATGTACTCCTCGAAGGACCACGGCTTCTTCTCGATCTCCGGCAACCTTGCGACGCAATACGTCCAGGCGGTCGGCTGGGCGATGGCCTCGGCGATCAAGAACGACACCAGGATCGCCGCCGCCTGGATTGGCGACGGCTCGACGGCCGAATCCGATTTCCACGCCGCCCTCGTCTTCGCCTCGACCTACCGGGCGCCGGTGGTGCTCAACGTCGTCAACAATCAGTGGGCAATCTCGACCTTCCAGGGCTTTGCGCGGGGCGGCTCCTCGACCTTCGCGGCCCGCGGCCACGGCTTCGGCATTCCGGCCTTGCGCGTCGACGGCAACGACTACCTCGCCGTCCACGCGGTGGCGAAATGGGCGACGGAGCGGGCCCGGCGCAATCTCGGGCCGACGATCGTCGAATACGTCACCTACCGGGCCGGCGCCCATTCGACCTCCGACGACCCCTCCGCCTACCGGCCGAAGACCGAGTTCGACGCCTGGCCGCTCGGCGACCCGGTCAGGCGGCTGAAGGATCATCTCATCGCCCGCGGCGCCTGGTCGGAGGAGCGCCACCGCCAGGGCGAGGCCGAGATCCTCGACGAGGTCGTGGCGGCGCAGCGCGAGGCCGAGACCCACGGCACCCTGCATGCCGGCGGCAAGCCGTCCCCGCGCGACATGTTCGAAGGAGTGTTTTCCGAGATGCCTCCTCACTTGCGCCGCCAGCGCCAGCAGGCGGGGTACTGA
- a CDS encoding Lrp/AsnC family transcriptional regulator — translation MALKGETPNRRSARAQAPQKGAEPHRLDDLDRKILGALRADGRLTIAALAERVGLSQSPCWTRLRRLEEAGLIRDYVAVLDHRALGIPDVVFIEVTLDKHDDAVLEAFGTEILRIPEVLEVHLVTGEYDYMIKVAVSGTAHYERFLREKLYRIRGIRQSRSVFALRTLKQEVSVDPVAIGRQAP, via the coding sequence ATGGCCTTGAAGGGCGAAACGCCGAACAGACGTTCCGCGCGGGCGCAAGCGCCGCAGAAAGGCGCGGAGCCGCACCGGCTCGACGATCTCGACCGCAAGATTCTCGGCGCCCTGCGGGCCGACGGACGGCTGACGATCGCGGCCCTCGCCGAGCGGGTCGGGCTGTCGCAATCGCCGTGCTGGACCCGGCTGCGGCGCCTGGAGGAAGCGGGCCTGATCCGCGACTACGTCGCGGTCCTCGACCACCGGGCGCTCGGCATCCCAGACGTGGTCTTCATCGAGGTCACCCTCGACAAGCACGACGATGCGGTGCTGGAGGCCTTCGGCACCGAGATCCTGCGCATCCCCGAAGTGCTCGAGGTCCACCTGGTGACCGGCGAGTACGATTACATGATCAAGGTCGCGGTCAGCGGCACCGCGCATTACGAGCGTTTCCTGCGAGAGAAGCTCTACCGCATCCGCGGCATCCGCCAGTCGCGCTCGGTCTTCGCGCTGCGGACCTTGAAGCAGGAGGTGTCGGTGGATCCGGTGGCGATCGGGCGGCAGGCGCCCTGA
- a CDS encoding S41 family peptidase has protein sequence MRLSPGDVITAIDGEAVPEAGGLRRLLRGTRDRRIEVAFVKPDGTALRERRVPVSLERERDLAFERWRRQRRDAVAARSCGRLGYVHVRAMNAASYRTTFADIFGRFGRAEGLVVDVRFNGGGNLHNQLLTLLSGRPYLTFAPRSGPVQSDPRDRWIRASAVLMNGASYSDASIFPQGYHDLGIGPLVGEPAAGTGTFVWWVPSQIVPRLTYGLPQVPLHRTDGTRLENTDVLPDLAVPADPAAWAEGRDPQLDAAVDRLLGGACRPEGASPR, from the coding sequence ATGCGGCTTTCCCCCGGCGACGTGATCACGGCGATCGACGGGGAGGCGGTGCCCGAGGCGGGCGGCCTCCGCCGCCTGCTGCGCGGCACCAGGGACCGGCGGATCGAGGTGGCGTTCGTCAAGCCGGACGGGACGGCGCTGCGCGAGCGGCGGGTGCCGGTGAGCCTGGAGCGCGAGCGCGACCTCGCCTTCGAGCGCTGGCGCCGGCAGCGCCGGGACGCGGTGGCGGCCCGCTCCTGCGGCCGCCTCGGCTACGTGCATGTGCGGGCGATGAACGCGGCCTCCTACCGCACCACCTTCGCGGACATCTTCGGGCGCTTCGGCCGGGCCGAAGGGCTGGTGGTCGACGTGCGCTTCAACGGCGGCGGCAACCTGCACAACCAGCTGCTGACGCTGCTGTCGGGCCGGCCCTACCTCACCTTCGCGCCCCGCTCCGGCCCGGTCCAGAGCGACCCGCGCGACCGCTGGATCCGCGCTTCGGCGGTGCTGATGAACGGCGCGAGCTATTCCGACGCCTCGATCTTCCCGCAGGGCTACCACGACCTCGGCATCGGCCCGCTCGTCGGCGAGCCGGCGGCCGGCACCGGCACCTTCGTCTGGTGGGTGCCCTCGCAGATCGTACCGCGCCTCACCTACGGGCTGCCGCAGGTCCCGCTCCATCGCACCGACGGCACGCGGCTCGAGAACACCGACGTGCTGCCGGACCTCGCGGTCCCGGCCGACCCCGCCGCCTGGGCCGAGGGCCGCGACCCGCAGCTCGACGCGGCGGTGGACCGGCTGCTCGGCGGGGCCTGCCGGCCGGAAGGGGCGTCGCCGCGGTGA
- a CDS encoding IS4 family transposase: MHPSDTRFAQLLEGLDRQQIAQSVARHGADAYDKCFSSWDHLLALIFAQLSPAASLRALEVAWNAHAAAHPQLGTGRLHRSTLSDANQRRPLAVFTETFARLVGQLDRRLRRDGRTLLRLIDATPIPLGALHGWARSNGRIRGMKLHLAYTPETHQPRLLDLTPATRNDAEIGRRIPLERGATYVFDKGYCHYGWWSAIAEAQATFVTRPKTNMRLRVRTGRPLPPEPEREGDGFTLLADHEVALASKGDSRLGMGLRRIQLRRHEGGARLTLVTNDLTRPATQIAALYKTRWQIELLFRWLKQHLAIRRFLGHSEEAVRLQLVAAMITFALLRLALRRHCPRVPILRFVDLLRQGLFEPQTWAEVRALLSPRPTATRRRRRTAHAS; this comes from the coding sequence ATGCACCCCAGCGATACCCGCTTCGCCCAGCTGCTGGAAGGCCTCGATCGCCAGCAGATCGCCCAAAGCGTCGCGCGCCACGGCGCCGACGCCTACGACAAGTGCTTCTCCTCCTGGGATCACCTGCTGGCCCTGATCTTCGCCCAGCTCAGCCCCGCCGCCAGCTTGCGCGCCCTGGAGGTCGCCTGGAACGCTCACGCCGCGGCCCATCCCCAGCTCGGCACCGGGCGGCTGCATCGCTCGACCCTCTCGGATGCCAACCAGCGCCGCCCCCTGGCGGTGTTCACCGAGACCTTCGCCCGCCTGGTCGGCCAACTCGACCGTCGCCTGCGCCGCGACGGACGCACCTTGCTGCGCCTGATCGATGCCACCCCGATCCCGCTCGGCGCCCTGCACGGCTGGGCCCGCTCGAACGGCCGCATCCGCGGGATGAAGCTGCACCTGGCCTACACACCCGAAACCCACCAGCCCCGCCTGCTCGACCTCACCCCCGCCACCCGCAACGATGCCGAGATCGGCCGCCGGATCCCGCTGGAGCGCGGCGCCACATACGTCTTCGACAAGGGCTATTGCCACTACGGCTGGTGGAGCGCCATCGCCGAGGCCCAGGCGACGTTCGTCACCCGACCCAAGACCAACATGCGCCTGCGCGTGCGCACCGGCCGTCCCCTGCCGCCCGAGCCCGAGCGGGAGGGCGACGGCTTCACGCTGCTGGCCGATCACGAGGTCGCCCTGGCCAGCAAGGGCGACTCGCGCCTGGGCATGGGCCTGCGCCGGATCCAGTTGCGCCGCCACGAGGGCGGAGCACGCCTGACGCTGGTGACCAACGACCTGACCCGTCCCGCCACCCAGATCGCCGCCCTCTACAAGACGCGCTGGCAGATCGAGCTGTTGTTCCGCTGGCTCAAGCAGCACCTGGCGATCCGCCGCTTCCTGGGCCACAGCGAGGAAGCCGTGCGCCTGCAGTTGGTGGCGGCGATGATCACCTTCGCGCTGCTGCGCCTGGCGCTGCGCCGCCACTGCCCGCGCGTGCCGATCCTGCGCTTCGTCGACCTGCTGCGACAGGGCTTGTTCGAGCCGCAGACCTGGGCCGAGGTCCGGGCCCTGCTATCGCCAAGACCGACCGCAACCAGGCGCAGAAGGAGGACGGCCCATGCCTCCTAA